The Helicobacter sp. MIT 99-5507 genome includes a region encoding these proteins:
- the mnmE gene encoding tRNA uridine-5-carboxymethylaminomethyl(34) synthesis GTPase MnmE, whose protein sequence is MQTINDTIVAISTPIGISALSITRLSGNNALNIAKKLTKSNDFTPRYAHLKYIYNTNGNIIDKCIVIYFKAPHSFSGEDIVEFQSHGGIAVPKNIVDECILLGAKLAKPGEFSKRAILNNKLDLSTAESISKLILAQSKQASEILARLLKGDLGNFIESFRKDLIEILAHIEVLIDYAQEDLPKDLESSIQKKLEDSIDKLDTIYKHSLSKQHIIDGHRLVIIGRPNVGKSSLLNKLLLKDRAIISNIAGTTRDALEESITINNQIIKIIDTAGIRKTSDKIEQIGVNKSLQYAKEATIIIALFDGSREFDDENIIEILNQNKDKIIIAAINKIDKEQLFDECKLKDFEMIKISMLDSSVIKLKDMIGQKISSDTINNQDIILSSSRQIECIKSCIVELQNAKENMIDFEIFSFHINTALHSLDLLTKPFCNDEMLDSMFSEFCLGK, encoded by the coding sequence ATGCAGACAATAAATGACACTATTGTTGCTATATCAACTCCAATTGGGATTAGTGCTTTAAGCATTACTAGATTAAGCGGTAATAATGCCCTAAATATAGCCAAAAAACTCACAAAATCAAATGATTTTACCCCACGATACGCACATCTAAAATATATATATAATACAAATGGAAATATTATTGATAAGTGCATAGTGATATATTTTAAAGCACCACATAGTTTTAGCGGTGAAGATATTGTTGAATTTCAAAGTCATGGTGGCATTGCTGTGCCTAAAAATATAGTAGATGAATGCATTCTACTTGGTGCAAAGCTTGCAAAACCAGGTGAATTTAGCAAAAGAGCGATATTAAATAACAAGCTAGATTTAAGCACAGCAGAAAGCATATCAAAGCTAATTTTAGCTCAAAGCAAACAAGCAAGCGAGATATTAGCTAGATTATTAAAAGGCGATTTGGGTAATTTTATAGAATCTTTTAGAAAAGATTTAATCGAGATTTTGGCTCATATTGAAGTTTTAATTGACTATGCACAAGAAGATTTACCAAAAGATCTAGAATCTTCTATCCAAAAAAAGCTAGAAGATTCTATTGATAAACTAGATACAATATATAAGCACTCGCTTAGCAAGCAGCATATCATAGATGGGCATAGACTTGTTATCATTGGGCGTCCAAATGTTGGAAAAAGCTCGCTTTTAAATAAATTATTATTAAAAGATAGAGCAATTATTTCTAATATTGCGGGCACAACAAGAGATGCACTAGAAGAATCTATAACAATAAATAATCAAATAATAAAAATAATAGATACAGCAGGAATAAGAAAAACAAGCGACAAAATAGAACAAATTGGTGTAAATAAATCCTTGCAATATGCAAAGGAAGCTACTATTATCATTGCACTATTTGATGGAAGCAGGGAATTTGATGATGAAAATATCATCGAAATTCTAAACCAAAATAAAGATAAAATCATCATTGCTGCTATAAATAAAATCGATAAAGAGCAATTATTTGATGAATGCAAGCTAAAAGATTTTGAAATGATAAAAATATCTATGTTAGATTCTAGTGTGATTAAATTAAAAGATATGATAGGACAAAAAATAAGTAGTGATACAATCAATAATCAAGATATCATACTATCATCAAGCAGGCAAATTGAGTGTATAAAATCATGTATTGTTGAATTACAAAATGCAAAAGAAAATATGATTGATTTTGAGATATTTAGCTTTCATATAAATACTGCTTTACACTCGCTAGATTTGCTTACAAAGCCATTTTGCAATGATGAAATGTTAGATTCTATGTTTAGTGAATTTTGTCTTGGCAAATAA
- a CDS encoding ATP-binding protein yields MQLKHEFVIIIFVLFFITIAFFIQTDKILKESQDDRLKSEMIVFVQTLMPYYLSGNLDAVYRIGNSFGYTQVVDVPKNATTLYEDFNNMLYFRIFSYDSFMGFSIVFLDNKITFVRLVSSNEWDNYKTIVLLFHLSIIALLAFFLFHKVLRPLNRLKNAIDELKAGIYAKMLTTNQKDEIGQLMLAFNEMNEKISRLIKARELITRNIAHELKTPLAKIKLSLSLKNGDELKKDLNRYIDSLDRISQNMLEYERIQEGDFRLNFSEFMSESVIFEALRDFENEKIVLNVIKSVKIHGDLRLISIAVKNLIENAIKYSDDGVVNIELSEKGIMFCNNGKKLQNDILYYFEPFYRGEIIKSGYGLGLSIVNEIVKLHKMNIEYSYSGNTHIFYIRF; encoded by the coding sequence TTGCAGTTAAAACATGAATTTGTAATTATAATATTTGTGTTATTTTTCATCACTATAGCTTTTTTTATACAAACAGATAAGATTTTGAAAGAAAGCCAAGATGATAGATTAAAAAGCGAAATGATTGTTTTTGTGCAAACTTTGATGCCTTATTATTTAAGCGGTAATCTTGATGCTGTTTATAGAATAGGAAATAGTTTTGGATATACACAAGTTGTAGATGTCCCTAAAAATGCGACTACATTGTATGAAGATTTTAATAATATGCTATATTTTAGAATCTTCTCTTATGATTCTTTTATGGGCTTTAGTATAGTTTTTTTAGATAATAAAATCACCTTTGTTAGGCTTGTAAGCAGCAATGAGTGGGATAATTATAAGACTATAGTATTATTATTTCACTTAAGTATTATTGCGCTTCTTGCATTTTTCTTATTTCACAAAGTGCTTCGTCCGCTAAATAGATTAAAAAATGCGATTGATGAATTGAAAGCTGGAATCTATGCAAAAATGCTTACTACAAATCAAAAAGATGAAATAGGGCAATTAATGCTTGCTTTTAATGAAATGAATGAAAAAATATCTCGCCTCATTAAAGCAAGAGAGCTCATCACTAGAAATATCGCACATGAGTTAAAAACGCCACTTGCAAAAATAAAATTATCACTTAGCTTAAAAAATGGAGATGAGCTAAAAAAAGATTTAAATCGATATATAGATTCTCTTGATAGGATTAGTCAAAATATGCTTGAATATGAGAGAATCCAAGAGGGAGATTTTAGATTAAATTTTAGTGAATTTATGAGTGAGAGCGTGATATTTGAAGCATTGCGTGATTTTGAAAATGAAAAAATAGTATTGAATGTCATTAAAAGTGTCAAGATACATGGTGATTTAAGATTAATTAGCATTGCTGTTAAAAATTTGATAGAAAATGCAATCAAATATAGCGATGATGGTGTTGTTAATATAGAATTGAGTGAAAAAGGTATTATGTTTTGCAATAATGGTAAAAAATTGCAAAATGATATATTGTATTATTTCGAACCATTTTATCGCGGTGAGATTATAAAAAGTGGATATGGGCTTGGATTGTCGATTGTAAATGAGATTGTTAAATTACATAAAATGAATATCGAGTATAGCTATAGTGGTAATACACATATATTTTATATAAGATTCTAA
- the yidC gene encoding membrane protein insertase YidC: MNDNNSNKRFIIAAVLSILFLIPYMYFFSPDTKTKEVINSANKTIEQNNAPAISTTPTIKDETKAPISSSKIIAKIESQKVDIEIDELGRISNIFLKDKKFLNPDGKPLELLSKDSIKPLEMRFSDSEINKKAFDTPYTASTSNLNLDSTSQSITLTQDLGNLVIKKILTFHNNLSYDIKIELSRQVEYFISNGARPIADSSPYVFKGVIVKKNDDKLEKIEDGDSSETLTFNKAKFIASVDRYYTTLFFNKDGFDIITDSTSNGNALPYVILNDNVSFSGYIGPKNYKDLSNISSDLGDVVEYGVITFFAKPLFLLLEWLFDIFSNWGWAIIALTLIVRILLYPLTYKGMVSMQKLKDLSPKLKEIQTKYKGDSQKLQLHMMELYKKHKVNPMGGCLPLLLQIPVFFAIYRVLYNAVELKDSAWLFWIQDLSAMDPYFILPILMGATMYLQQHLSPATFNDPTQEKIFKLLPVFFTIFLITFPAGLILYWTVNNIFSIIQQMIINKVMQNKKAQEIEEHKRSKSDKN, encoded by the coding sequence ATGAATGACAATAATTCAAATAAGAGATTCATAATTGCAGCGGTATTATCAATACTATTTTTGATACCATATATGTATTTTTTTTCTCCAGATACAAAAACAAAAGAAGTAATAAATTCTGCAAACAAAACAATAGAGCAAAATAATGCTCCAGCAATAAGCACAACTCCAACAATAAAAGATGAAACAAAAGCACCAATAAGTAGCTCAAAAATCATTGCAAAAATAGAATCTCAAAAAGTAGATATTGAAATTGACGAACTTGGTAGAATCTCAAATATCTTCTTAAAAGACAAAAAGTTTCTAAATCCAGATGGCAAGCCACTTGAATTACTTAGCAAAGATTCTATCAAACCACTTGAAATGCGATTTAGTGATAGTGAAATCAATAAAAAAGCTTTTGATACTCCATATACCGCTAGCACTAGTAATCTAAATTTGGATTCTACTTCTCAAAGTATTACATTAACCCAAGATTTAGGCAATCTTGTGATAAAAAAGATTCTTACATTTCATAACAATCTAAGCTATGATATAAAAATTGAGCTAAGCCGACAAGTAGAATATTTTATATCAAACGGAGCGCGTCCGATTGCTGATAGCTCACCTTATGTATTCAAAGGTGTGATAGTCAAGAAAAATGATGACAAACTAGAAAAAATAGAAGATGGCGATAGTAGTGAAACGCTTACATTTAATAAAGCAAAATTTATAGCAAGTGTTGATAGATATTACACGACTTTATTTTTCAATAAAGATGGATTTGATATTATCACAGATTCTACTAGCAATGGAAATGCTCTACCTTATGTAATACTCAATGATAATGTAAGTTTTAGCGGATATATTGGACCAAAAAACTATAAAGACCTTAGCAATATCTCAAGCGATCTTGGCGATGTGGTGGAATATGGGGTTATTACATTTTTTGCAAAGCCATTATTTTTACTTTTAGAGTGGCTTTTTGATATTTTTAGCAATTGGGGTTGGGCAATCATCGCATTGACACTAATTGTTAGAATCTTGCTATATCCTTTGACTTATAAAGGTATGGTATCAATGCAAAAATTAAAAGATTTAAGCCCAAAACTAAAAGAAATCCAAACAAAATACAAAGGCGATTCACAAAAGCTACAACTTCACATGATGGAGCTATACAAAAAACACAAAGTAAATCCTATGGGCGGATGTTTGCCACTACTTTTACAAATACCTGTATTTTTTGCAATTTATCGTGTATTATACAATGCAGTCGAGCTAAAAGATTCTGCGTGGCTATTTTGGATACAAGACTTATCTGCGATGGATCCATATTTTATATTGCCAATACTTATGGGTGCGACTATGTATTTACAACAACACTTAAGCCCAGCAACATTTAATGACCCAACACAAGAAAAAATATTCAAGCTCTTGCCTGTATTTTTTACAATATTTCTAATCACATTTCCAGCAGGATTGATACTATATTGGACAGTTAATAATATATTTTCAATAATTCAGCAAATGATTATAAATAAAGTAATGCAAAATAAAAAAGCTCAAGAGATAGAAGAACACAAAAGGTCTAAAAGTGATAAAAATTAG
- a CDS encoding HD domain-containing phosphohydrolase, which translates to MKNINFVYENKEQLQNKLSIFSDEKNILIQIFDGKFDIAFTNDVIKNLIEILPHSEIMLSSTIAGIADSNVYEGKITISVSIFKKTKIKVLSFYGDDDNAIAKQIIGNISKDTKLLILFGDNNKADCKVVLDNIALQSPETIVSGGVAGDDLSNSHIYLGDKSGVGEFSFVCVILDSTDLKVYTDFIFEFINIGTAMTITSIGDGGIVKTINNIPVREIYRKYLGDLVADNLPMSSFEFPLTLFENGMLVGKVVTEIFDDGSARYSSDIKLGSKVSFGVRSIIDTTNKVVSQINNLKELNIEGIYLYLCITRYIYFKTTGLQSHQVEKFDSIAPSGGFFAYGEFFHSKNKNHVFNVSSSLVALSEGCEEINNIKSIESPTSIFNQNDMAIYSISHLANVVNDDYRAMVKVFGQYKELLEESSIILYIDKHGVIIGVNEAFLATSKYQKSDIIGERLSRFIYEDSKSTIQVIWNCIKDNKTWHGNIKNLAKDGSIFYTRTTIKPIVDSKNNLLMYICSMDDVTEYEFKNQSFEHSINSVVEISLEKEKIIQEYQSLLDRSTAMIKIKNYCFVEVNQYFEQIVGYTRNEILNKPISLLLDIPKDNIQNFIAENEKILYTKGFVNLNLTCLAKNGNKLHIQAYLMGVNIENIEEREIIGILHNTTEIYTMQKELENIQKEIIYAMGAISEGRSRETGNHVKRVAEYSYLLAKLYGLDEEQAKLLKIASPMHDIGKIAIPDAILNKPGKLTDEEFEIMKTHAQKGYDMLHYSDRDILKASAEIAVTHHEWWNGKGYPNKLSGEEIPLFGRITAVADVFDALSNDRCYKKAWPMQEVIEHMLKLRNVQFQGELVDLLVENLDKFINIKDKFADKF; encoded by the coding sequence TTGAAAAATATAAATTTTGTATATGAAAACAAAGAGCAGCTACAGAATAAACTTAGTATTTTTAGTGATGAAAAAAATATTTTAATACAGATTTTTGATGGAAAATTTGATATTGCCTTTACAAACGATGTCATTAAGAACCTAATTGAAATATTGCCTCATAGTGAGATTATGCTAAGTAGCACTATTGCTGGAATCGCAGATTCTAATGTATATGAAGGTAAAATTACTATTTCTGTATCGATTTTTAAAAAAACAAAAATAAAAGTTCTTAGCTTTTATGGTGATGATGATAATGCAATCGCAAAACAAATCATAGGCAATATAAGCAAAGATACAAAATTATTGATTTTATTTGGTGATAATAATAAAGCTGATTGCAAAGTAGTGCTGGATAATATAGCCTTGCAATCTCCAGAGACTATTGTTTCAGGTGGTGTCGCAGGTGATGATTTAAGCAATAGTCATATATATCTTGGTGATAAAAGTGGAGTTGGAGAGTTTTCATTTGTATGTGTGATACTTGATTCGACTGATTTGAAAGTATATACAGATTTTATATTTGAATTTATAAATATTGGCACTGCTATGACGATAACAAGCATTGGCGATGGCGGTATAGTAAAGACCATAAATAATATTCCTGTAAGAGAAATATATAGAAAATATCTTGGTGATTTGGTGGCTGATAACTTGCCTATGAGTAGTTTTGAATTTCCTCTTACATTATTCGAAAATGGAATGCTTGTCGGCAAGGTAGTAACAGAAATATTTGATGATGGTTCTGCTAGATATTCAAGCGACATTAAGCTTGGGTCAAAAGTCAGCTTTGGTGTCAGGTCTATCATTGATACAACAAACAAAGTAGTCAGCCAAATAAATAATTTAAAAGAATTGAACATAGAGGGAATTTATTTATATTTATGTATTACCAGATATATTTATTTTAAAACTACCGGATTGCAATCACATCAAGTAGAAAAATTTGACAGTATCGCACCATCTGGCGGCTTCTTTGCTTATGGTGAGTTTTTCCATAGTAAAAATAAAAATCATGTATTTAATGTTTCTAGCTCACTTGTGGCGTTAAGTGAGGGTTGTGAAGAGATAAATAATATTAAATCTATAGAATCTCCTACTTCAATATTTAATCAAAATGATATGGCTATATATAGCATAAGTCATTTAGCCAATGTTGTAAATGATGATTATAGGGCTATGGTAAAGGTGTTTGGGCAATATAAGGAGCTTTTAGAAGAAAGCTCTATAATATTGTATATAGATAAGCATGGTGTGATAATAGGTGTCAATGAAGCATTTTTAGCGACTTCCAAATATCAAAAGAGTGATATTATAGGAGAGAGATTATCAAGATTTATATATGAAGATAGCAAATCTACTATTCAAGTGATTTGGAATTGTATTAAAGATAATAAAACTTGGCATGGAAATATAAAGAATCTCGCAAAAGATGGGAGTATTTTTTATACAAGGACTACTATAAAGCCAATAGTTGATTCTAAAAATAATTTATTGATGTATATTTGTAGCATGGATGATGTTACAGAGTATGAGTTTAAAAATCAATCTTTTGAACATAGTATCAATTCAGTTGTAGAAATATCACTTGAAAAAGAAAAAATAATACAAGAATACCAAAGTCTATTAGATAGAAGCACTGCGATGATTAAAATAAAAAATTATTGTTTTGTGGAAGTAAATCAATATTTTGAACAAATTGTAGGCTATACAAGAAATGAAATTTTAAATAAACCTATATCATTATTATTGGATATACCAAAAGATAATATTCAAAATTTTATTGCTGAAAATGAAAAGATTCTCTATACAAAAGGTTTTGTCAATCTAAACTTAACTTGTCTTGCTAAAAATGGAAATAAGTTGCATATACAGGCTTATTTAATGGGTGTAAATATTGAAAATATAGAAGAGAGAGAAATCATTGGAATCTTGCATAATACTACAGAAATATACACAATGCAAAAAGAATTAGAAAATATTCAAAAAGAAATTATTTATGCTATGGGTGCAATTAGTGAAGGGCGAAGTAGAGAAACAGGAAATCATGTAAAAAGAGTTGCTGAATATTCGTATCTTTTAGCTAAATTATATGGATTAGATGAAGAACAAGCAAAGTTACTAAAAATCGCCTCTCCAATGCATGATATAGGAAAGATAGCAATTCCTGATGCAATTTTAAATAAGCCTGGCAAACTTACAGATGAAGAATTTGAAATCATGAAAACACACGCCCAAAAAGGCTATGATATGCTTCATTATTCTGATAGAGATATTCTAAAAGCAAGTGCAGAGATAGCCGTAACTCACCATGAATGGTGGAATGGAAAAGGATATCCAAATAAACTTAGCGGAGAGGAAATACCGCTATTTGGCAGGATTACGGCTGTAGCAGATGTCTTTGATGCATTAAGTAATGATAGATGTTATAAAAAAGCATGGCCTATGCAAGAAGTAATAGAACATATGCTTAAATTGAGAAATGTCCAATTCCAAGGTGAGTTGGTTGATCTATTGGTTGAAAATTTGGATAAATTCATAAACATAAAAGATAAATTTGCAGATAAGTTTTAA
- a CDS encoding YggT family protein: protein MVFATFLNAITEILHILINTYMWIVIISALITFVRPDPYNQIVQILYRLTEPVFMQVRRVLPTIFNGIDFAPLIVIIFLKFIDLFLIGILRNYVASF from the coding sequence ATGGTGTTTGCTACATTTTTAAATGCCATTACTGAAATACTGCATATTCTTATTAATACTTATATGTGGATTGTAATCATATCAGCACTTATTACTTTTGTGCGACCAGACCCATATAATCAAATCGTTCAGATTTTATATAGGCTTACAGAGCCTGTATTTATGCAAGTGCGAAGAGTGTTGCCTACTATTTTTAATGGCATAGATTTTGCACCTTTGATTGTTATTATATTTTTAAAATTTATTGATTTGTTTTTGATTGGAATACTTAGAAATTATGTTGCTAGTTTTTAG
- a CDS encoding Jag N-terminal domain-containing protein, protein MIKISASDVEEALLKASKELNCSCIDLEYEVVQEPSNGFFGCFGKKDAIIVASIKERQKITPQPIETKKYKIEDAIKEIKEEINELFSHLPFKLNEINVEKYDSNTISIYFKGEDSALLIGEKGYRYKAISYLLFNWINPKYGFNIRLEIERFLANQEEMIGTYLEPIIKEIKKTNETFSTKPFDGVLVYIALKILRENLPDRFIMIKTNEYNETYIVVTSNNADNK, encoded by the coding sequence GTGATAAAAATTAGTGCTAGTGATGTAGAAGAAGCTTTACTAAAAGCTTCAAAAGAATTGAATTGTTCATGCATAGATTTAGAATATGAAGTTGTGCAAGAGCCAAGCAATGGATTCTTTGGATGCTTTGGTAAAAAAGATGCGATTATTGTTGCATCTATAAAAGAAAGACAAAAAATTACTCCACAACCTATTGAAACTAAAAAATACAAAATAGAAGATGCAATCAAAGAAATAAAAGAAGAAATAAATGAATTATTCTCACATTTGCCATTTAAGCTTAACGAAATAAATGTAGAAAAATACGATTCAAATACAATCTCTATATATTTTAAAGGTGAAGATTCTGCATTGCTTATCGGTGAAAAAGGATATAGATACAAAGCTATATCATATTTATTATTTAATTGGATTAATCCAAAATATGGATTTAATATCCGTCTTGAGATTGAACGATTTTTAGCAAATCAAGAAGAAATGATTGGGACATATTTAGAACCAATCATAAAAGAGATTAAAAAAACAAATGAAACTTTTAGCACAAAGCCATTTGATGGGGTGCTAGTGTATATTGCATTAAAAATCTTACGAGAGAATCTTCCAGATAGATTTATTATGATAAAAACAAACGAATATAACGAAACCTACATAGTAGTTACAAGTAATAATGCAGACAATAAATGA
- a CDS encoding lytic transglycosylase domain-containing protein, with translation MLLVFSLISLFSGILYSNSLEFIESKPRGIARDFYIYEYLQGNISQDEAIKLYPLIENKSPKMINALLDKIPKEKLQKDLYCKNLSYKELLNSDDECFNLGFKLVYAINEKIDKKTLSRINSKKILNQVKILESKNILDSIIAASGEDFSDIYFTLGSARANVFNNTPKKSQLLSNKNYNKALYHLIISNQYPKFTQALLKVTIKDVNDWSFFALGLNELNAKNTKKALDYFLKASNSKNLFLRDKSLFWVYKLSNNKDVLNQLADSHNFNLYSLYASRLLKKAPNLEIITIDDPIFRGLIKDKSPFDISNPFEWQILSQNIALVKDKENLLHIAKLFYYENTLPHLIFILNRYFNYSKKFFVMPYSDEIDVDANTKALLYAVAKQESKFLPSVVSRSYALGIMQIMPFNVSYFAKNIGIEATKEDMFNPKIALKFGAYYLEHLNKEFKHPLFVSYAYNGGPTFIRNHLKDIKVFSKSNKYDPWLSMEFIPYEESRIYGIKVMANYIMYNEIAGNYIDIDEFLDSALR, from the coding sequence ATGTTGCTAGTTTTTAGTCTTATATCGCTATTTAGTGGAATCTTATATAGCAATAGTCTTGAATTTATAGAATCCAAACCACGAGGCATTGCTAGGGACTTTTATATATATGAATATTTGCAAGGTAATATATCGCAAGATGAAGCAATAAAGCTATATCCACTAATTGAAAATAAAAGTCCAAAAATGATTAATGCGCTATTGGATAAGATTCCAAAAGAAAAATTGCAAAAAGATTTATATTGCAAAAACTTATCATATAAAGAATTATTAAATAGCGATGATGAATGTTTCAATCTTGGATTTAAGCTAGTTTATGCAATTAATGAAAAGATTGATAAAAAAACGCTCTCTAGGATAAATAGTAAAAAAATACTAAATCAAGTCAAGATTCTAGAATCTAAAAATATACTAGATTCTATAATAGCTGCTAGTGGAGAGGATTTTAGTGATATTTATTTTACATTAGGAAGTGCTAGGGCAAATGTCTTTAATAATACTCCAAAAAAATCCCAGTTATTATCAAATAAAAACTACAATAAAGCTTTATACCACTTAATCATCTCTAATCAATATCCAAAATTCACACAAGCATTATTAAAAGTAACGATAAAAGATGTAAATGATTGGAGTTTTTTTGCACTTGGGCTAAATGAGCTAAATGCTAAAAATACCAAAAAAGCATTAGATTATTTTCTAAAAGCTTCTAATTCTAAGAATCTATTTTTACGAGATAAATCTTTATTTTGGGTGTATAAATTAAGCAACAACAAAGATGTATTAAATCAATTAGCAGATAGTCATAATTTCAATCTTTATTCTTTATATGCAAGCAGATTGCTAAAAAAAGCACCAAATTTAGAAATTATTACTATTGATGATCCTATTTTTAGAGGATTGATAAAAGATAAAAGTCCATTTGATATATCAAATCCATTTGAATGGCAAATCCTTAGCCAAAATATAGCCTTAGTAAAAGATAAAGAAAATTTGCTTCATATTGCAAAATTATTTTATTATGAAAATACATTACCTCATTTAATTTTTATCTTGAATAGATATTTTAATTATTCAAAGAAATTTTTTGTTATGCCATATAGTGATGAAATTGATGTTGATGCAAATACAAAAGCTCTACTTTATGCTGTAGCAAAGCAAGAAAGCAAGTTTTTACCATCTGTTGTATCTAGATCTTATGCACTTGGTATAATGCAAATTATGCCTTTTAATGTTTCATATTTTGCTAAAAATATTGGCATAGAAGCTACAAAAGAAGATATGTTTAATCCAAAGATAGCATTGAAATTTGGTGCTTATTATTTAGAGCATTTAAATAAAGAATTTAAACATCCATTATTTGTATCATATGCTTACAATGGTGGTCCGACATTTATAAGAAATCATCTAAAAGATATAAAAGTATTTAGCAAATCTAATAAATATGATCCATGGCTTAGTATGGAATTTATTCCTTATGAAGAGAGTAGAATCTATGGCATAAAAGTTATGGCAAACTATATTATGTATAATGAAATTGCTGGGAATTATATAGATATAGATGAGTTTTTAGATTCTGCACTTAGATGA
- the gltX gene encoding glutamate--tRNA ligase, with the protein MLRFAPSPTGDLHIGNLRAAILNYIIAKQTNDEFLIRIEDTDNTRNINGKDKEILSILNLFGLLWDKLVYQSDNFKQHNIIANELIKKGKAFYCYCTKEFLALKKAEAIKNGKAFRYDDSWALQCKDTNPNPVIRLKGANCDISFFDEIKGECKFSKNEIDSFVIIREDGIPTYNFACSIDDMIYDISYIIRGEDHTSNTPKQILIRDSLGYLKEIKYAHLPIILNKDGKKMSKRDNESSVSWLLSQGFLPQAIINYLLSMGNKPKQEIFNLKDALTWFDIKTLSKSPVKFDINQLRHINREHLKALNLKDMTNLLESSDLSIGALAKIYLEEASTLNELRDKIALIFSKKDITSNDMKLIYDTLIKLIDEDSESLEDFNSLKAKLIELTKLNGKALFHPLRYLLTGANNGPLLNDIYIYLRFYLKEILRSE; encoded by the coding sequence ATGCTTCGTTTTGCGCCAAGCCCGACAGGTGATTTACATATAGGCAATCTTCGTGCTGCAATATTAAATTATATCATTGCAAAGCAAACAAATGATGAGTTTTTAATCCGTATTGAAGATACTGATAATACAAGAAATATTAATGGAAAAGATAAAGAGATTCTCTCAATTCTAAATCTTTTTGGCTTACTTTGGGACAAGCTTGTATATCAAAGTGATAATTTTAAGCAACATAATATCATTGCAAATGAATTAATAAAAAAAGGAAAAGCATTTTATTGCTATTGCACAAAAGAATTTTTAGCTCTTAAAAAAGCAGAAGCAATCAAAAATGGCAAGGCATTTAGATATGATGATTCATGGGCATTACAATGCAAAGATACAAATCCAAATCCTGTTATTAGGCTAAAAGGTGCTAATTGTGATATTAGTTTTTTTGATGAAATAAAAGGTGAGTGTAAATTTTCTAAAAATGAAATTGATAGTTTTGTAATCATTAGAGAAGATGGAATCCCTACTTATAATTTTGCTTGCAGTATTGATGATATGATTTATGATATTAGCTATATTATAAGAGGTGAAGACCATACTTCAAATACTCCAAAACAGATTCTAATTCGTGATTCTCTAGGGTATTTAAAAGAGATAAAATATGCCCATTTGCCAATCATATTAAATAAAGATGGTAAAAAAATGAGCAAAAGGGATAATGAATCAAGCGTAAGTTGGCTTTTATCACAAGGATTCTTGCCACAAGCAATTATTAATTATCTTTTATCTATGGGAAATAAACCAAAACAAGAGATATTTAATCTAAAAGATGCGCTAACATGGTTTGATATAAAAACATTATCAAAATCTCCTGTCAAATTTGATATAAATCAGCTAAGACATATAAATAGAGAGCATTTAAAAGCACTAAATTTAAAAGATATGACAAATTTATTAGAATCTAGTGATTTATCTATTGGAGCATTGGCTAAAATTTATCTTGAAGAGGCAAGCACATTAAACGAGCTAAGAGATAAAATTGCTTTGATATTTTCTAAAAAAGATATAACAAGTAATGATATGAAACTCATCTATGATACTCTCATAAAGCTAATAGATGAAGATTCTGAGAGTTTAGAGGATTTTAATTCTCTTAAGGCAAAATTAATAGAGCTAACAAAATTAAATGGAAAAGCTTTGTTTCATCCACTTAGATATTTGCTTACAGGTGCAAATAATGGACCATTGCTAAATGATATTTATATTTATTTAAGATTCTATTTAAAAGAAATTTTAAGGAGTGAATAA